The sequence ATAGGAGTCCTGCAACCACCACCGTTGCTAGGGGCAATCCTCCGCAGCTTCTTGTAATCTCCCTTCCAATGGCCTCCAATTCACGAGGGTTGGAATCTTGGTGTCCGAACACCTTCTCTCGTAGTAGATTCCAGCTCTGACACGGATCCATCAAACGCATCTTATGGGAAGGCGTGGAAGAGTTGGCATAAACAGCAATATCTACCAACCTTGTGGTTAACAGAATTCGACTCCCATTGTTGTCATCAGGAAACAACTTCTTTACATCATTCAGTACCTTGGtgctccacatatcatccatcaCAATCAAAAATCTCCTGCCTACTAGGATTTTGTACACTTTCTCCGCCATGGATCTATCATCCCTTTCTCGGTTGAATTCTTTCAAGGAATCGAAGATGTTTGAAAGAATTCTTTCTTCACTATAATCTTGTGTTATAGTGACCCAAACACGAATCTCAAAATGCTCCATGATTAATGGATCATCATAAGCATTTCTAGCAAGAGTCGTCTTGCCAATTCCTCCCATACCAGTTAATGGGAGGATTTGGAGCTGTCGCGAATCTCCACAAAGCCAAGCCTTTATCTCTATCAAATCTTCGTTCAAGCCAACCATATCGATTTTGCCAGCTTCTGCACCCTGAGATGAGGATGAACTAGTCCCAACAGAGTCATCAAGTTCTGCATCTTTGATGGTGATGATGCTATTTTTGATCTCCACCACCTCTCCGGCGATTGAATCCATTTGATTTTCTATTCTGCGCAACtggaatataaacttgattCTTCTTAGTTCTGCAATCCAGTGGGTATATCGAATATTGTAGTGGATTTTTTCCATCATATACAATTCGATAACATCTTCTGCCTCCATTGCTACATTCCTCATTCTTGCTTCCAAACTCTTGGCTTTCTCGGGAAAATCCTCAAGAAAAGCTTGGAGTATAATAACATATTTATCGAGAGATATAATATGTTTTTTTTCGTGAGGAGAAATGGAAAATTGATTATGATTGAGGAATTGATCAATGGTTCTTTCAAGTGAAACAAGAGTAGAATAAGCCATCCTTACACACACTCTCAGAGACAAGATTATGCAAATCAAAGGTAGAATAGAAGAGAAGGGAAAGAAACTATGCTCTAACCACAAGATTTTGCAGATAAAGAAACTATCTTCTTAATACAAGATTTTGAATATAAAATGATGGAGCAACAGCAAAGGGAGAATCAGAAGAGAAGAAATAAACTATCCTCTTGCTACAAGATTTTgcagatcatatgaaggaaCAATAACAATTGTAgagagagaaactgataattaTCAAAATAGACAAATGGCAATCTGTTTTGCTTGATGGTTTCTTGCATTCCTCTGAGTAAATATAGTGTCCAAAAAGCAGAAGGGTTGTTAGAGACACTACTTGTTATTTTCtataagaaaaagataaacaaTTGCTGATCGTTTACTTATTTGTTGACAAAAAATGCAAGCATGACATTTTAACAAACATATTATTTTACGACTATTGTAACTACCGTTAATATTGTAATTTATGCAATTTAAAGAATTCGACAAATGCTTACCCCacaaagtaataaattaattagatacaATAATCCATCCTTTTTGAATTTATGAGAAACATCATAAAGTTGTTAGAAAGCAGTCCATGacttttaattaaattagtacaGCCTATACGTCCATTACACATGGTAAATACAACACCATTTTCAAACCTTTGCAAATACAACACCATTTTCAAAATGTATTATTGAAAAGATCCAAATACGATGGTGACATCCCAACAACCAGATTATTTAAAGAATATTATTTTCAACAATTTAATGCCattcaaaagaaaaattgtACACCTTTcacaaactaataaaataattgcatagaaaatttctagagagagaCGATATATCTCTATTTCTCAGTCTTGAAATGTTCTCATATAATATAAAGCAGCCGGGTTGTTAGAGAGACAGTCATTTTGGCTGGTTCAATAGGATAATTATCGTactaattaattagttgtaCCTATCGCTATGAATTTTATACTGTTAGGAATCTTCTGCAAAAAAAtatagtctttttttttttgagagcaaaaaaaaaaaatatagtctTGATTCTTGGACACTTCTTCAATAACATAACTAGGTagtctcaaaaaaaaatcacataaatagGAAATATTCATAGCTTCTCTACAGTAAAATCTTGGTATATAAATAATGTTCCATATATTGAAATTTaactaatttatataaattaaatattgtaATTGAATGAATTACTAGTCAATAAAAAAttgaggtggtctcctgtacacccgagtgtaccgtacacccgggtgtaaATACACTAACACTAAATCTAAACGATattaacaataacaatattttgaaatgacactaacactattttgttttaccaatggcactatcatgttatataaataacactatctcgaaatgacactaacactatattgaaatgagaCTAACACTAAATAACCTATCATGTTATCGAAATGATACTAATACCCCGGGTGTACACGAGATTCTGtgtaaaaaatttatgtctCAATACATGCATTTATCACTTTATAAACACTAATACTAGAAAATTCAAGACCAATCAATagttagaaaataaaaagaaagatatATGTATGTTAATCTTACACTCAACTAATTGTTTCTTAGACTTCTTAAGAGACCTAAAAATCTtaagagaaaatattaaaagCCTAAAATTCAAGTGACTTTAATCAGGTGTATTTTGTATGGAGGGAAAAACCTGATTGCAACTTGTCCCAATTCAACGACTCCACCACTTCAATTACGAATCTTTTAAATCaattaatagttttttttttccgtaCAAAAATTCTCAATTTATGGCGTGCCTCATGTCAGCTTTAGTTCCAGAAATCTCACCTTCTTGGACAACAGTAGATGGGCTTCTCTGACACAAATCGTCGAGCACTTTATCTGCACGGCGGAACCATTCGCTCCTAAACCAACCCCAATCCGGATTATAGGTTGTTTTTCCATTAAAGAAGATCTTTAGGTGTTGAGCAAGGACCAACAACGTCAAAAGCACAATCAGCTTCAGCTCAGTTGTTTCAGctgaaaatattttcaatttttttgagtTTGTTTTAGGTATAAGCTTCACCAAACAgaggtatatatttttttttgtgtgtattTATTACCTTTTCGGGcccttgttttattttgttaaccAAAGCCCAGCAATTATAATTTACAAGCCCAATATGGAATCAACGTGCCAGCCCATATTACAGTtcgattatatattttcttttctttatctttatttatttctttgtaaaattactaattataaaatagttaatatgcatatcaaattaaagatcacaataaaaaaataatttgacatatatttatataaatattttatttaaaatataaaaattatatttattatttaataaattctctctccttaattctctcatttttattttaatttgtatttaaatttcttatcttttttcttttacattttcataatatcgacttttattattgtaaaattttctttattttttattttttcaataatcaactcaaatatattcagttaaaattaatttttttaattatatttataaatatgataattgagttagtatcaattttataaaaataaaaaaacatttttCGTGCATTGCATGTAGTGAAAATGctagttatattaaaaaatcaagatttcaaagtgatttcaaaattgagtggcgattttaaaattataataaaattgaatgtttttgtataaactatatttttttctttttatttcctttttcattatcttcttattttgtgttttatttctttctaagattatgaaattcaactaattataaaatatcttatatattttatataaatatttgatttataatgtaaaacttatatttatttaaagatttaaagtttcaaaagaaaatatctcatctctcatctttttttcaataaatctattttctactctttttcatttttattttatttttttacctttttttgtcttttcataatatcaatttaattattgcgtatatttattttattttattttgatgtgttaaaaaatggaagctatagtcctcattttgatGTGTTAAAAAATGGAAGCTATATTCCTCGTTTTCAAATTCTGTAATATATAgtcatcattttcaaattaCGTAACATATAATTCTTTGAAAACACTGGAAGTAATGGTTctgttttaacaattagctcggATTATCTTGTTGATTTTTGTCATCTGCTCGAAGGAGAAGAGACTCTCGCTTTACTCAATGCAGTAACTCTAGTGTTTGATACATACTCTGATTCGATAGTGCTAAGTTCTAACACCTTTTACCAAGCATATAGCTTCTATGCATATTTCCTTGAATTATGTATACTCGAGTTGTTGTGATAAAATGGTCATAATTCACTATTTTGTGAAATCAGTGTTGatattgatggtttatttgCATGTAGCAACCAACACTTTTCTTGGTGGGAGGGAAGGCTTTCTACCATGAAGTAAAGCTAAGTTATCGAGGAACAGAACGTCGCCCTTTTGCCACTTGAATTGGATGCTCTCTTCTTCGATGATCTCTTGGCATCGTTTCACCGCCTCGTCCGGTATTTCACTTGCATCGGCCATGGTGGCGGAGCTGAGCTCGTTACCGTGCATTCCAACGACGTTGTTGAACCACATCCTCCTTCCTTTTCTTCCCTCGAACACCCTTGTTAATGGTCTTGGACCTAAtatgagtttaaaattatttaaggccattatcttagggctatttgcaaatataggccactatttttcggacttgcaaaaataggccaattattttagtttttggtatttttaaGCCACATGTGTACCAATCAAGctattttgggccacatttCGGACCCAAAAAGTGGCATATAAATGCTGAATTGAGCTcaaatgtggcctaaaaatgccaaaaactaaaataattggcctatttttgcaagtccgaaaaatagtggcctatttttgcaaatggccctaagataatggtcctaaataattttaaactcgaCCTAGTATCGTCTTCACCCCACCCTCTGCCAGCCATTGCATCTCCATTCCTAATGCCTTACCCCTGCACACGTCATTGATTAAGAGGGCGTTTACTCtggaggattagccttgatatatagattaaaaataGTATGGCTAATCCTTTGTTTAAAATTTAGGGATATCCCAAGACCCTTGATTTTTTCTATCATTTGAGTTAGTTTTACTCGATTTATATCCCATTTCAAAAGTGGGATTGGAGTAATCCTACTCTTTAGGatgaaaatactcaatcatcactacaagaaaatcgCTAATAGATGACAGACGAAAAGCATCATCTATTAGAAAACCGTCTGTCACTAATGAAGGTGTAGTCTATTTGTAGGTGTTGATGGACGACTGTTTTTTGCATCtgatcaatcatgcaaagtaaacgctcccTCTCCACAATATGTCTAGAAAGAACTCGAAATTGCTTACCTCTTCTCTGCTTCTACGCAATCTGAAGTCCCAAATGCATCTTCCCAACCTCGACCTCTCATGGAAGAAGCATCGTTTTTGGTTAGGGCCATGAACGTGTATCTCAGTCCTTTCCTCTCCATCTCCTCCACCATCTCCGGGTACTCTTCCAACATCCTCTCCGTTACACGGAAGCTAGGCGCGATGGGAGTTTCTCCTCCTTCCGGCGGAGGTACTTCACAGAAGAGAATCACCTTCTCTGGGAATTCTTTTAtctgattaaaattaaaaccagTGTGAAACCCTAAACAAAAAAGATCCATTAAATCATTAATTGAACTCGTGCAATGAAACTCACCAAGACCATCTCATGGTGGTAGTATATGAACTCCGACAGGGGACCTTCGTTGGCCGTCCAGACCCTCTTGTAGACATGCGTGCACGGGGCGGGCCCCACGTACCGTATGTCCTCCCACCCGAAGGCCTCGACTATGTCGTTGAACTCGTGGGCATTCTTCATACAATAGGAAAGGAAGATAGAGTTAGAAATATAAAGTGGAAACATGAGATACTTGTAAAATGAAATCTGAGTCCAAGAATTCAGatatcagtcatcaaacttgaGAGGGAAACCACCCAACAAACTCAATAAATCTCTAACCTGTCAAAAATCGAGGGAAAGCAGATTTCTGATAGGCTAACAGTTAATACAACGAACTTCAAAAAAATCATCTCCATAATTTTGTTGCTTTTCTTGTATTACGTTGCGACCCCAACCGATCAAGGCTAACTTCTTCAGCGAGCTAGGAAGAACAAGATTAGGGACACCAGTATATTCATACGAACTTTCAAGTACCAAGTTCAAGTTTTCAAGTCGACGCAGATGCATCAGATTGTGCAAAAGTAAGGCTTCGAAATCCCAAGAACAAATGAGGGACAGTTTCTTAAGATTGGGTATCATGTTGACGATACTTGAAGAACATTTGAGATTGCGCAGTGTCCCAAGTGTTTGCAGATTTTCTAGAGCTAAAGTGGCAACATTGAGCTCATCTAATTCACACCAATAACCAAGAGTAATGAGATGTCTTAACTGCGGCATATTCCAAATTTCACGCGGCAAATCAAAAGTATTTTTCACGATTAAGGTTTGAAGACACTGAAGGTTTGATATTGCTCTAGGAATATGACCCACGTAGCAGAAAGCAAGGTACCTCAAATGATATAGCTCGAAAAATTGATCAGGTAGAAAACGGGACTGAAATCCGACTCTCAACACGTCAAGGACCCTGAGCAATCTAAAACTCCCAAAAGAGACGAGTTCATACTTGAAATACAATATAGTACGGATGGTTGAGCTAAAAACGTTGGCGAAAGATTCAGTTTCATCAGATTGAGAGATACGTACCCTGCGCTCATCTTTCATGCTTGTCAGCAGCTTCCTTCCCTTCACGTGGACAAGAAACTTTTCTTCCTGTGATTTCTTTATGCACAAATCTCGTACCAGATCATGAAGCCTGCAATTTTTTGTTTTGCCATTAGACTTATTATTGGAAACAATAATAAGACTTCTCCTGATAAGATCCTCTAGATACTCTTCTGCAATTTCTTCAAAGCTTTTTGATGCAACTGGCCGTTTCACAAAGCCTTCAGCTATCCATAACCTTATCAGGTTCTTGACTTTGATCTTGTGATCTTCTGGAAATCCTCCCATGTATAAGAAACACGGCCTCAAATGATGAGGCATATGGTTGTAACTCAGAGATAAAATCTTTTCTACCTGTCCATCTGTTGTGGCAAGAATATACGATTTTACATTTTTGGCAATTTCCTTCCACAATGTTCGAGTCATACTCACCGTAGATAGGATTCCTGCAACCACCACCACTGCAAGGGGCAAGCCTCCACAACTTCTTGCAATCTCCCTTCCGATGGTCTCCAATTCAGGAGCAACGGAATCTTGGTGTCCGAACACCTTTTCTCGTAGTAGATTCCAGCTCTGATCTGAATCCATCAAATGCAACTCATGGGAAGGCATAGAGGAGTTGGCATAAGCAGCAACATCTGCCAGCCTTGTGGTTAACAAAATTCGACTCCCATTGTTGTTGTCGGGAAATAACTTCCTTGTATCATCCAATACCTTGGCGCTCCAAATATCATCCATTACAATCAGAAACCTCCTACCTACTAGGATTTGGTACACTTTTACTGCCATGGATATATTACCCCTTTCTCTGTCGAATTCTTTCAAGGAATCTAGGAGGTTTGATAGAATTCTCTGTTCACTATAATCTTGTGATATTGTGACCCAAACACGAATTTGAAAATGCTCCATGGAAAATGGATGATCATAAGCATTTCTAGCAAGAGTGGTCTTGCCAATACCTCCCATACCAGTTATTGGGAGGATCTGGAGTTCTCGCGAATCTCCACAAAGCCTACTCATTATTTCCATCAAATCAACGTTCAAGCCAACCATATTGGTTTTTCCAGCTTCTGCACCTTGTGATGAGGATGAACTAGCCCCAACATAACCATCAAGTTGTGCATCTTTGATAATGATGCTATTTTTGATCTGCACCACCTCTCCGGCGATTGAATCCATTTGATCTCTTACTCTGCGCAACtggaatataaacttgattCTTCTGAGTTCTGCAACCCAGTGGGTATATCGAATATTGTAGTGGATTTTTTCCGTCATATACAATTCAATAACATCTTCCGCCTCCATTGCTACATTACTCATTCTTGCTTCCAAACTCTTGGTTTTCTCCGGAAAATCCTCAAGAAAAGCTTGGAGTGAAAGGACATATTTATCTAGAGATATAATATGTTTTTTTTCAGGAGGAGAAATGGAAAATTGATTGTGATTGAGGAATTGATCAATGGTGCGCTCAAGGGAAACAAGTGTAGAATAAGCCATTCTTACACACACTCTCAGCTACAAGGTTGTGTTAATCAAAGGTAGAATAACAAAGAGAAGGGAAAGAAACTATGCTCTAGCCACAAGATTTTGCAGATGAAATGAAGGAACCATAAAGAGATAAAACTATATTCTTAATACAAGATTTCGAAGATAAAAAGTTGGAACAACTgcagagagagaatgagaagagaagaAATAAATTATGCTCTTGCTACAAGATTTTgcagatcatatgaaggaaCAATAACAATTGCAGAGAGAAACTGGTAATGATTCAATTCTATCTAACAATGTATTATTGAAAAGATACAATTATGACATCCTAACAACCATATTATTTTAAGATTATTCTACCGACTGTCAACAATTTTACACCATCAAAAAATTTGTACATATTATTTATATAGACACCACAATAGATCTATCAATGAACAAGTCAGTTCTTGAAAGGTGAAAGGTCAATAGATTCcatgaaattaataaaatcattAGTCCACACGAGCCAGCTAAGATTAAGGAttaaaaaaactataaattttaataatagaaaattaaCTTGTATAGCTGGCCTTTAACGGATGACTTAATTGTAGTAATTAATTTTGACATTGACTTCTTAGTTTACTGGATTCGAGAAACATAGCTGTTGGGGTCAGTTTAAATAATCTGTATAAGCTGTCAATTAACAACTTGTACAttttaacccaaaaaaaaaacaaatattaaGAATAACATTCTATCCATTCACAAAAATTATATTGTTTCCTCTTTTGAAAACTGTACTTTATATTTGAAACCTCATTCACatttaatatttacaaaatttcACTTATTTAAAGCATCAATTTTGATGTGTCGTTTTCTCCACATTATACATATCTAGcaactatttattaaaattcatgcccCAAACCACATTATAATTTTCATTGACAGATAAATTTCGAGTGCAAAGCCAGCAATTTCAACGAGAGATTTCTTGAATTTCATGTGTTGAAACCAAAATAGTTACCTTATGGCATCCCTCAGCTGTGATTCGGGTACAATAATTTGATCTGTTTCGATTGTTAATCTCTTTGACGCAAATCCTCGAGCACCTTATCTGCACGGCGGAACCATTCGCTCCCAAACAAGCACCAATCCCATTTGCTGGCCTCTCATGGCTGCTTCTCACCATGTTTTTCCCTCAATAGAAGAACAAGAAATTCTCCTTTAGGTGTTGAGCATATCAAAGCTCAATCAGCTCAGATTCTCCAGTTGAAAATATTTTCACTGAACGAAGatactttatttttctttttttatttggtTATAATACGTTTTAGATACATTTCGTTTTATTTTGTTAACCAAAGCCCAACATGTGTAACTCACAAGCCCAATATGGAAGTGAGGTGGAAGCCCTCAAGCTAATCCTTGACATTTGGGTTGGgccaattttatattttgtttgaaattacaaaatttatgtttttatactgcaattaataataattctaGTATAAAAACACTTTAGTCTCTAACTAATTAttatttgttataagaaaatattaatgaaTGTTAtcttattttgaataaaataacatattttaaataatactccctccgtccacgaaagaactttctatctttcttttttgggacgtccacaaaagaacttcctacctatttttggattataccccaccacttataatcctcttacttttcacttttcacttttcacaattcccaatattaaataacacattttcactactcccaatacactcaactactccctccgtcccaaacgaaatgtcctgtttttctttttgggctgtcccaaacgaaatgtcctgtttccttttttggcaatacactctctctctatacttaatatttaaataattccatcaacccactttatctactttatacacatttcttaatctccgtgccgaaaagaaataggccatttcgtttgggacggagggaataccttttatccactctcaatacactcaataatattttttcttaaaactcgtgccactccctcctaggaagttctttcatggacggaaggagtattaataATAACTAACACTTTAGTTATAAGAGTCAATTCATGAAACTATCCATTCtcttttaacaaaaataaacaaatatccaccacataaaaaatttaaaaattaatcaattttttttgcatCTTTATGATGAATTAAGTATTCACGAGGCGCATAAGAAATTGGATAAGATTTTACAAAGTTTGATGATTCACAACCCATTTCCTGGGTATTGAAGTGTGACAGGtatttgtgtgcgtgtgttggtctaGTGGTAGGAGGTCCAAGACTTTGATGTTTTGGGTTCGAGTTCTCTGTCGCgcagtctttaaatttctttatttatttatgtaatttatcaaaaaaaagtgTGGGAGGTATTTTAAACTGTAAGTCATGTGTTtctacatactccctccgtccaccaattaaaggcctatatgaaaaaacacgggttttaagaaaaaatgtatttttatcagttgagtggagaaagggtcccacttttttgtaaagaatcttcgacttttttgattaaataatgaataaaaacttaccaaaaataggtaggccttgtttttgtgaacggaccaaaaaggcaagtaggccttgaattggtggacggagggagtattattgttattatgtagacatctatactaatagaaaaagaacttAAGACAGTCTAAGGTacaacttgtggattgtctATTCTACCcatgttaaatatttattattatagttATAAAATATAACTTGTGGATTGCATATTTTACCCttgttatatactccctccgtcccacgaatcttgatacgtttggttaggggtgtaagtgagtcgagctagctcgcgagctactcgGGATTGGCTCGAAAattactcgaaatcgactcgatgttagtcgagctcgaactcgagctcgagctactcgattaggtaccgagcccgagttcgagtttcttgatactcgactcgttaggctcgtgagcctaatcgagcccaaacaattatacatatattatatattatatataggcccaaaataaatataattcagCCCACAAGAAGGCCCAAGTCACAAGCCCAATTATATTGTAACAATTAACAATTACACAAAACCTAAACTCTATGAAATCACACGCTGACACAAACTCCAGACCACCCAAatcacttttctctctctctcagcgcGCTGAACGGCGACCCTTGACACACACTCCAGCACTCGGCGCGAAGGCAACTCGTCCTCCCGGGGAAGGTCCGGCGAGCCTGACAGCAGTAGCAGTGCAGCACGGAGCCACCGCGGCGCCGCCTTTGGTTCTCATTTTCCAAGCCCGACGGCCGGCGCGAAAGCAATAGTATCTACCACCACCGACTGCCCTTTTTCCAGCCCGGCGCGACTACTCTTCTTTTCTTAGCCCGGCGCAACTACTCCCCTTCCTCAGTGCAACTGGTAATCGAGCttaatcgagtcgagctcgagctcgcgAATATGgcatcgagtcgagctcgagctcaaaaaaatcaagctcggccgagtcga comes from Salvia miltiorrhiza cultivar Shanhuang (shh) chromosome 3, IMPLAD_Smil_shh, whole genome shotgun sequence and encodes:
- the LOC131016942 gene encoding clavaminate synthase-like protein At3g21360 isoform X1; amino-acid sequence: MFPLYISNSIFLSYCMKNAHEFNDIVEAFGWEDIRYVGPAPCTHVYKRVWTANEGPLSEFIYYHHEMVLIKEFPEKVILFCEVPPPEGGETPIAPSFRVTERMLEEYPEMVEEMERKGLRYTFMALTKNDASSMRGRGWEDAFGTSDCVEAEKRGKALGMEMQWLAEGGVKTILGPRPLTRVFEGRKGRRMWFNNVVGMHGNELSSATMADASEIPDEAVKRCQEIIEEESIQFKWQKGDVLFLDNLALLHGRKPSLPPRKVLVATCK
- the LOC131016942 gene encoding clavaminate synthase-like protein At3g21360 isoform X2, producing MVLIKEFPEKVILFCEVPPPEGGETPIAPSFRVTERMLEEYPEMVEEMERKGLRYTFMALTKNDASSMRGRGWEDAFGTSDCVEAEKRGKALGMEMQWLAEGGVKTILGPRPLTRVFEGRKGRRMWFNNVVGMHGNELSSATMADASEIPDEAVKRCQEIIEEESIQFKWQKGDVLFLDNLALLHGRKPSLPPRKVLVATCK
- the LOC131015738 gene encoding putative late blight resistance protein homolog R1B-14, with translation MAYSTLVSLERTIDQFLNHNQFSISPPEKKHIISLDKYVLSLQAFLEDFPEKTKSLEARMSNVAMEAEDVIELYMTEKIHYNIRYTHWVAELRRIKFIFQLRRVRDQMDSIAGEVVQIKNSIIIKDAQLDGYVGASSSSSQGAEAGKTNMVGLNVDLMEIMSRLCGDSRELQILPITGMGGIGKTTLARNAYDHPFSMEHFQIRVWVTISQDYSEQRILSNLLDSLKEFDRERGNISMAVKVYQILVGRRFLIVMDDIWSAKVLDDTRKLFPDNNNGSRILLTTRLADVAAYANSSMPSHELHLMDSDQSWNLLREKVFGHQDSVAPELETIGREIARSCGGLPLAVVVVAGILSTVSMTRTLWKEIAKNVKSYILATTDGQVEKILSLSYNHMPHHLRPCFLYMGGFPEDHKIKVKNLIRLWIAEGFVKRPVASKSFEEIAEEYLEDLIRRSLIIVSNNKSNGKTKNCRLHDLVRDLCIKKSQEEKFLVHVKGRKLLTSMKDERRVRISQSDETESFANVFSSTIRTILYFKYELVSFGSFRLLRVLDVLRVGFQSRFLPDQFFELYHLRYLAFCYVGHIPRAISNLQCLQTLIVKNTFDLPREIWNMPQLRHLITLGYWCELDELNVATLALENLQTLGTLRNLKCSSSIVNMIPNLKKLSLICSWDFEALLLHNLMHLRRLENLNLVLESSYEYTGVPNLVLPSSLKKLALIGWGRNVRDLLSLLGGFPLKFDD